A window of the Microvirga terrae genome harbors these coding sequences:
- a CDS encoding amidase, which produces MARDRILQENFALSTQSPSHRTHGSPEDLADSTGAELLDAYARKAVSPVDVTRAVIARIEAYEPQLQALYAFDPDAALRDARASEQRWMSGQARALDGIPATIKENIATKGVPVPLGTAARPLVPAAEDAPAAARLREDGVVILAKTTMPDYGMLSSGLSSFHPLARNPWDLAKNPGGSSAGAGAAAAAGYGPFHIGTDIGGSIRLPASWCGVFGLKPSFGRIPIDPTYYGRVAGPMTRTVRDAALMMTSLTRPDVRDPMSLPYQDLPWLDLGIDLKGLRIGVMMEAGIGLTLDPEVRAAVERAAKAFAAAGASVEEMPPFITREMLDGLDDFWRQRAWTDIAPLSDEDRGKILPYILQWAEGGRDLTGAAVYSGMNQMMVMRHAAVAATHRFDFVISPVAPCVAYPAELASPIHNPEEPFEHIGYTVAFNMSDQPAASVNTGFTTAGLPIGLQIIGRRFDDVGVLRLSQAWEEMCPDRRPWPKV; this is translated from the coding sequence ATGGCCCGGGATCGAATCCTTCAGGAGAATTTTGCATTGAGCACGCAATCGCCCTCGCATCGCACGCACGGCAGCCCGGAGGATCTGGCCGATTCGACGGGAGCCGAGCTCCTCGACGCCTATGCCCGGAAGGCGGTGTCGCCGGTCGATGTCACGAGAGCGGTGATCGCTCGCATCGAGGCTTACGAGCCGCAGCTCCAGGCGCTCTATGCCTTCGATCCTGACGCGGCGCTTCGCGACGCGCGTGCGTCCGAGCAGCGCTGGATGAGCGGGCAGGCGAGGGCGCTCGACGGAATTCCCGCGACCATCAAGGAAAACATCGCAACAAAGGGTGTCCCGGTGCCGCTCGGCACGGCCGCGCGACCGCTCGTCCCTGCCGCCGAGGATGCGCCCGCGGCGGCGCGCCTCCGCGAGGACGGCGTGGTCATTCTCGCCAAGACCACCATGCCGGATTACGGCATGCTCTCCTCGGGCCTGTCGAGTTTCCATCCGCTCGCGCGCAATCCATGGGACCTCGCGAAGAACCCGGGCGGCAGCTCGGCCGGGGCGGGCGCTGCAGCGGCGGCCGGCTACGGACCGTTCCATATCGGCACCGATATCGGCGGCTCGATCCGCCTGCCGGCCTCGTGGTGCGGCGTGTTCGGCCTGAAGCCTAGCTTCGGCCGCATTCCCATCGACCCGACCTATTACGGTCGCGTGGCCGGGCCGATGACCCGCACCGTGCGGGACGCGGCCCTGATGATGACGAGCCTCACGAGGCCGGACGTCCGCGACCCCATGAGCCTGCCGTATCAGGATCTGCCGTGGCTCGATCTCGGCATCGATCTCAAGGGTCTCAGGATCGGCGTGATGATGGAGGCCGGCATTGGCCTCACGCTCGATCCGGAGGTCCGGGCGGCCGTGGAGAGGGCCGCAAAAGCCTTTGCGGCGGCTGGCGCCAGCGTCGAGGAGATGCCGCCCTTCATCACCCGCGAAATGCTCGACGGCCTGGACGATTTCTGGCGCCAGCGGGCGTGGACGGACATCGCTCCCTTGAGCGATGAGGATCGCGGAAAGATCCTGCCCTACATCCTGCAATGGGCCGAGGGCGGCCGGGACCTGACCGGCGCCGCGGTCTACAGCGGCATGAACCAGATGATGGTGATGCGCCACGCGGCCGTCGCCGCCACGCACCGCTTCGACTTCGTGATCTCGCCAGTGGCGCCCTGCGTCGCCTACCCGGCCGAACTGGCATCTCCCATCCACAACCCGGAGGAGCCGTTCGAGCATATCGGCTACACGGTCGCGTTCAACATGTCCGATCAGCCCGCCGCCTCCGTCAATACCGGCTTCACGACGGCGGGACTCCCCATCGGGCTCCAGATCATCGGCCGCCGCTTCGACGACGTAGGCGTGCTGCGGCTCTCGCAGGCCTGGGAGGAGATGTGCCCGGACCGGCGGCCCTGGCCGAAAGTGTAG
- a CDS encoding Crp/Fnr family transcriptional regulator: MKNGTKAALHRRNQLLAALEPDDYAWLEPHLEIVELPRGKVVYQSGEAIRHTYFPHDAVVSLVTDLQNGGSVEMAVFGRESVFGFVSALVTRQSFGRYVTQIAGTASRVALERLSRALETRPAIRRVLFRYSEALLTQTLQTVACNAVHSVEARCCRAILGTRDRTDTDDIPLTHEILAEMLGVQRSSVSSVTSALQRMGLISQGRGTIRITNRAGLEDTACECYHAIRQSFEKLMPEGRPQTEPSPRSRPAPARHRNSAR; the protein is encoded by the coding sequence ATGAAAAATGGGACGAAGGCCGCTCTCCATCGAAGGAACCAGCTCCTCGCGGCACTGGAGCCCGACGACTACGCGTGGCTCGAGCCCCATCTCGAAATCGTCGAACTGCCACGCGGAAAGGTCGTGTACCAGAGCGGCGAGGCCATCCGGCACACCTATTTCCCCCATGACGCAGTCGTGTCCCTCGTGACCGATCTGCAGAACGGCGGCTCGGTCGAAATGGCGGTGTTCGGCCGGGAATCCGTCTTCGGCTTCGTGAGCGCCCTCGTCACCCGCCAGTCCTTCGGCCGCTACGTGACCCAGATCGCCGGCACGGCATCGCGCGTCGCCCTGGAGCGGTTGAGCAGGGCGCTCGAAACGCGTCCCGCCATTCGCCGCGTGCTCTTCCGCTATTCTGAGGCTCTCCTGACACAGACGCTCCAGACCGTTGCCTGCAACGCCGTTCACAGCGTGGAGGCCCGGTGCTGCCGCGCGATCCTGGGCACCCGCGACAGGACGGACACGGACGACATTCCCCTCACCCATGAAATCCTGGCCGAGATGCTCGGTGTTCAGCGGTCGAGCGTGAGCAGCGTCACGAGCGCGCTGCAGCGGATGGGCCTCATCAGCCAGGGTCGAGGCACGATCAGGATCACCAACCGGGCCGGGCTCGAGGACACCGCATGCGAGTGCTACCACGCGATCCGCCAGAGCTTCGAAAAGCTCATGCCGGAGGGCCGCCCGCAGACGGAACCGAGCCCCCGGTCTCGCCCGGCTCCGGCGCGCCATCGCAACAGCGCGCGCTGA
- a CDS encoding branched-chain amino acid ABC transporter substrate-binding protein: protein MKRSYVCHLSILALLAGSGFARAQDITIAVAGPMTGAVATIGEQLKHGAELAAQAINKSGGVNGKNVKVVIYDDACDPKQAVAIANRIIAEGIKFVDGHACSGSSIPASEVYAEADVLMMSPASSNPAMTDKAAEQGWSTIMRLYGRDDAQGKFIGPWIKQNYGTKKIGILHDKSAYGKGLADVVRASLNGAGVKEVLYEGINPGEKDYKAVVNRLKSQGVEFLYFGGYHTEAGLMMRQAADQNFKFQLMMGDSIATPEFGAVAGPAADGTLFTFPPDGRDSDTAKGALEQFREIGFVPEGFTLFSYATVQAIAGGIGKAGSADPKAVAKTLRSTTVDTVLGPVTFDEKGDIKDPKYNINVWKGGSYSKLTQ, encoded by the coding sequence ATGAAGAGAAGCTACGTCTGTCACCTGTCCATCCTGGCCTTGCTGGCCGGAAGCGGCTTTGCCCGCGCGCAGGACATCACCATCGCGGTGGCCGGTCCGATGACTGGTGCCGTGGCCACCATCGGCGAGCAGCTCAAGCATGGCGCCGAGCTCGCCGCGCAGGCCATCAACAAGAGCGGCGGCGTGAACGGGAAAAACGTCAAGGTCGTCATCTACGACGACGCCTGCGATCCGAAACAGGCCGTCGCCATCGCCAACCGCATCATCGCCGAGGGCATCAAATTCGTTGACGGCCACGCCTGCTCGGGCTCCTCGATCCCGGCCTCCGAGGTCTATGCCGAGGCGGACGTCCTGATGATGAGCCCGGCGTCCAGCAACCCGGCCATGACCGACAAGGCAGCCGAGCAGGGCTGGTCGACCATCATGCGGCTCTACGGCCGCGACGATGCCCAGGGCAAGTTCATCGGGCCGTGGATCAAGCAGAATTACGGAACCAAGAAGATCGGGATCCTGCACGACAAGAGCGCTTATGGCAAAGGCCTTGCGGACGTGGTCAGGGCATCCCTCAACGGCGCCGGCGTCAAGGAGGTTCTCTACGAGGGCATCAACCCGGGCGAGAAGGATTACAAGGCGGTGGTCAACCGCCTCAAGAGCCAGGGCGTCGAGTTCCTCTATTTCGGCGGCTACCACACCGAAGCGGGGCTCATGATGCGCCAGGCGGCAGACCAGAACTTCAAGTTCCAGCTCATGATGGGCGACAGCATCGCCACGCCGGAATTCGGCGCCGTGGCCGGCCCTGCGGCGGACGGAACCCTGTTCACGTTCCCGCCGGACGGTCGCGACAGCGACACGGCCAAGGGAGCCCTCGAGCAGTTCCGGGAGATCGGCTTCGTGCCCGAAGGCTTCACCCTTTTCTCCTACGCGACCGTCCAGGCGATCGCGGGCGGGATCGGCAAGGCCGGGAGCGCGGACCCGAAGGCCGTGGCCAAGACCCTGCGCAGCACGACCGTCGATACGGTCCTCGGGCCGGTCACCTTCGACGAGAAGGGCGACATCAAGGATCCGAAATACAACATCAACGTCTGGAAGGGCGGCTCGTACAGCAAGCTGACCCAGTAA
- the solA gene encoding N-methyl-L-tryptophan oxidase — translation MTTFDVAVIGLGAMGSSALFDLARRGRRVIGIEQFEPGHDRGSSHGESRIIRLSYFEHPSYVPLARRAMEKWRDLEAICGQTILTVTGVLEAGYPGCPIVEGSLEASRTHGLDHEVLSAAEINRRFPAFKLPSHWSGLYQPDGGFLRPELAIQQFVRLAEHHGADVRTKTRVLAIEPLGSGVRVKTDSGEIEAASVVIAAGAWIGDFAPGLRPNLRLTRQVLGWFEPLKSASYAPDRCPVFILESEDDACYGFPDFAGTGVKTASHRRGDDLASADDLAQNGGADDEAQIRRMLALAMPDANGPLKAMRTCMYTRTPDEDFVIDRSAADPRIILASPCSGHGFKFASVIGEVLADLALGKVPANDISRFKLDRFRSQSA, via the coding sequence ATGACGACGTTCGATGTGGCTGTGATCGGGCTCGGCGCCATGGGAAGCTCCGCCCTTTTCGACCTTGCGCGCCGGGGGCGGCGCGTGATCGGCATCGAACAGTTCGAGCCCGGTCATGACAGGGGCTCGTCGCACGGCGAGAGCCGGATCATCCGGCTCTCCTATTTCGAGCATCCGTCCTATGTGCCGCTGGCCCGCCGGGCCATGGAGAAGTGGCGCGACCTGGAGGCGATCTGCGGCCAGACGATCCTCACCGTCACGGGCGTTCTGGAGGCCGGCTATCCTGGTTGCCCGATCGTCGAGGGATCGCTCGAAGCGTCCAGGACGCACGGCCTCGACCACGAGGTCCTGAGTGCCGCCGAGATCAACAGGCGCTTCCCCGCGTTCAAGCTGCCGTCCCATTGGTCCGGATTGTATCAGCCGGACGGCGGCTTCCTGCGGCCGGAACTCGCGATCCAGCAGTTCGTCCGCCTTGCAGAGCACCATGGGGCCGACGTCCGGACGAAGACCCGCGTCCTGGCGATCGAGCCGCTCGGCTCGGGCGTGCGCGTGAAGACCGATTCCGGCGAGATCGAAGCCGCGTCCGTGGTCATCGCGGCGGGGGCCTGGATCGGCGATTTCGCACCCGGGCTGAGGCCGAATCTCAGGCTGACCCGGCAGGTGCTCGGCTGGTTCGAGCCGCTGAAGTCGGCTTCCTACGCTCCGGACCGCTGCCCGGTCTTCATCCTCGAATCCGAGGACGATGCCTGTTACGGGTTCCCAGATTTCGCCGGCACCGGCGTCAAGACGGCCTCCCACCGCCGGGGAGACGATCTCGCTTCGGCTGACGACCTCGCGCAGAACGGCGGAGCTGACGACGAGGCCCAGATCCGCCGCATGCTCGCCCTCGCGATGCCGGACGCGAACGGACCCCTGAAGGCGATGCGGACCTGCATGTATACCCGCACCCCAGACGAGGATTTCGTAATCGATCGGTCTGCGGCCGATCCGCGAATCATTCTCGCCTCGCCCTGCTCCGGACACGGCTTCAAGTTCGCGAGCGTGATCGGAGAGGTCCTGGCCGACCTCGCTCTTGGAAAAGTGCCCGCCAACGACATCTCTCGTTTCAAGCTTGATCGCTTTCGGTCGCAATCGGCCTGA
- a CDS encoding calcium-binding protein produces MSEQHQYPVASISSSALAAIAADVIHGTDDSEVLNGNNNASADYADVIYGHGGNDTINGGDGKDYLDGGAGNDVLNGGDNNDDTLVGGDGADVLNGGSGVTYWDYASYAGSATGLVINLRDTALSTGDAAGDVYNSIEGIIGTAHNDLIIGNGDKHVLSGGAGNDTIIGGSGQEIMDGGDGIDTVSYALSGQGVSVSLNAGGGGVNDSLSDTWVNFENVVGSNYNDSLTGDGKANYISGGLGNDSLYGSGGDDTLDAGAGTDHMQGGEGSDVYYVDNANDEAREQSYHAGTDTVIASVSYDVGMSAVEVLRAADGQAPINLTGNEYTTTLIGNEGSNVLSSKGRGSVMHGGGGNDVYYVDNANDVIVDTGGVDVVYASTSFTLAANSGIDTVYAVGDVPVLNGNAFDNVLLGTSSKNTMNGGAGNDMIYGKSGKDLLTGGTGKDWFVFDTTLGKSNTDTIKDFKAGQDKIVLDNALFKANKSFYAAIKKGTPDKPLKLAKAFFTVGSHADDRNDFLVYNKKTGVLSYDKDGSGGAAAVEIARFSNKTAMSEKDFFII; encoded by the coding sequence TTGTCTGAACAACATCAGTATCCCGTCGCTTCGATCAGTTCATCGGCCCTGGCTGCGATCGCCGCCGATGTCATTCATGGCACTGACGACAGTGAAGTGCTGAACGGGAACAACAATGCTTCCGCCGATTACGCCGACGTCATCTATGGCCATGGCGGCAACGACACGATCAACGGTGGGGACGGCAAGGATTATCTCGACGGCGGCGCCGGAAACGACGTTCTCAACGGCGGCGACAACAATGACGATACCCTCGTCGGCGGCGACGGCGCGGACGTTCTGAACGGTGGGTCCGGGGTGACCTACTGGGATTACGCATCCTATGCCGGTTCGGCGACCGGGCTGGTCATCAACCTGCGCGACACTGCGCTTAGCACCGGCGACGCGGCGGGCGACGTCTACAACTCAATCGAAGGGATCATCGGGACTGCCCATAACGATCTCATCATCGGAAACGGCGACAAGCACGTGCTGTCGGGTGGAGCCGGCAACGACACCATCATCGGCGGATCCGGGCAGGAGATCATGGACGGCGGTGACGGCATCGACACCGTGTCCTACGCCCTGTCGGGACAGGGCGTTTCCGTCAGCCTCAATGCAGGCGGAGGCGGGGTCAACGACTCGCTCAGCGACACGTGGGTGAATTTCGAGAACGTCGTCGGATCCAACTACAACGACTCGCTCACCGGCGACGGGAAGGCCAACTATATCTCGGGCGGCCTCGGCAACGACTCGCTTTATGGCTCCGGGGGCGACGACACACTCGATGCCGGTGCGGGCACGGACCATATGCAGGGCGGCGAGGGCAGCGACGTCTATTACGTCGACAACGCCAACGACGAGGCCCGCGAGCAATCCTACCATGCGGGCACGGACACGGTCATCGCGAGCGTGAGCTACGATGTCGGGATGAGCGCCGTGGAGGTTCTCCGGGCGGCGGACGGCCAGGCTCCGATCAATCTGACGGGCAATGAATACACCACCACCCTGATCGGCAACGAGGGCAGCAACGTCCTCAGCAGCAAGGGTCGCGGCAGCGTCATGCATGGCGGCGGCGGAAACGATGTCTATTACGTCGACAATGCCAACGACGTCATCGTCGATACGGGCGGCGTGGATGTGGTCTATGCCAGCACCAGCTTCACCCTGGCGGCGAATTCCGGAATCGACACTGTCTATGCGGTCGGCGACGTGCCCGTTCTGAACGGCAATGCGTTCGACAACGTGCTGCTCGGAACCTCGTCCAAGAACACGATGAACGGCGGTGCCGGGAACGACATGATCTACGGCAAATCCGGAAAGGACCTCCTGACCGGCGGCACGGGCAAGGACTGGTTCGTGTTCGACACGACGCTCGGCAAGTCCAACACCGACACGATCAAGGACTTCAAGGCGGGACAGGACAAGATCGTGCTGGACAACGCCCTGTTCAAGGCGAACAAGTCGTTCTACGCCGCGATCAAGAAGGGCACTCCCGACAAGCCCCTCAAGCTCGCCAAGGCGTTCTTCACGGTCGGAAGCCATGCCGACGACCGGAACGACTTTCTCGTCTACAACAAGAAGACGGGTGTCCTGTCCTATGACAAGGACGGTTCCGGTGGTGCGGCGGCCGTCGAGATCGCCAGGTTCAGCAACAAGACGGCGATGAGCGAGAAGGACTTCTTCATCATCTGA
- a CDS encoding YidB family protein, with protein MSRGFPSMTALLGLLAVAGFQNRDKIAEMLGGLGNNPAGAPGAPGGSGHQQGSLGGALGGALGGGLGGLGGLLGGLSGQNPGGILSGGLGELVDSFRQNGQGDIADSWVGTGPNKEVAPHQLEQAIGPDTLATLTQQTGLSREEILARLSRELPQAVDQYTPEGRIPSA; from the coding sequence ATGAGCCGTGGCTTTCCATCCATGACTGCCCTGTTGGGGCTTCTTGCCGTTGCGGGCTTTCAGAACCGGGACAAGATCGCCGAGATGCTCGGTGGCTTGGGGAACAATCCGGCTGGAGCGCCGGGAGCCCCGGGCGGTTCCGGACATCAGCAAGGCAGCCTGGGCGGCGCCCTAGGAGGTGCCCTGGGAGGCGGCCTTGGGGGCTTGGGCGGTCTCCTGGGTGGCCTGAGCGGTCAGAATCCGGGTGGCATTCTGAGTGGCGGCCTGGGCGAGCTCGTCGACAGCTTTCGGCAGAACGGTCAGGGCGACATCGCCGATTCCTGGGTTGGAACCGGCCCCAATAAGGAGGTCGCTCCCCACCAGCTGGAGCAGGCGATCGGGCCCGACACCCTGGCGACCCTGACGCAGCAGACCGGCCTGTCCCGTGAGGAAATTCTGGCTCGGTTGTCGAGGGAACTTCCGCAGGCCGTTGACCAGTATACACCCGAGGGCCGGATCCCCAGCGCCTGA
- a CDS encoding response regulator codes for MVEDETLVRMFMTDFLDEAGFKVFEAVNADEAMTVLKARPDVQVVVTDIEMPAGSMNGLNLARAIQERWPGIGIVITSGRERPGPDDLSDRVAFLAKPYLPDTIINVIRQLATPQVVEPQSAQSA; via the coding sequence GTGGTCGAGGATGAGACCCTGGTACGCATGTTTATGACCGACTTCCTGGACGAAGCCGGGTTCAAGGTCTTTGAGGCCGTCAATGCCGATGAGGCAATGACTGTTCTCAAAGCGCGTCCCGACGTTCAGGTCGTCGTCACCGACATTGAGATGCCGGCAGGGTCCATGAACGGCCTCAACTTGGCTCGGGCTATCCAGGAGCGTTGGCCGGGGATCGGGATCGTCATCACCTCAGGTCGAGAACGTCCCGGCCCCGACGACCTGTCGGATAGGGTTGCTTTCCTCGCCAAGCCCTATTTGCCCGACACCATCATCAACGTGATCCGGCAACTGGCCACGCCTCAGGTGGTGGAGCCGCAGTCGGCCCAGAGCGCCTGA
- a CDS encoding DUF6894 family protein, translating into MPRYFFDTYDGDQFVPDSNGLELPDLAAAKREAQRALADIARDALPDDDQRTYFISVKNEAGQMVLRAGLTLFVETIVGTSAA; encoded by the coding sequence GTGCCGCGCTACTTCTTCGACACCTACGATGGAGACCAGTTCGTCCCGGACTCCAATGGACTTGAACTGCCGGATCTCGCGGCAGCTAAACGCGAGGCGCAAAGGGCCTTGGCGGATATCGCGAGAGATGCACTTCCTGACGACGACCAGCGAACGTACTTCATCTCTGTCAAAAACGAGGCTGGACAGATGGTGCTGCGGGCTGGCCTCACCCTCTTTGTCGAGACCATCGTCGGAACTTCAGCCGCATAG
- a CDS encoding IS256 family transposase codes for MNDTTNVLRLRQPDTIDDPLTDILRAGARKLLAQAIEIEAEAYLASMRELKLPDGRERLVRHGHGPERMIQTGIGPVEVSRVKIRDRGATDDADRIRFTSAILPKWARRTKSLDALLPVLYLRGLSTGDFQEALSALLGKDAPNLSPSAITRLTGEWQAEYERWQARDLSARRYVYVWADGVYLQARMEDQAECILVLIGATPEGKKELIGFRAGVRESAQSWRELLVEIKRRGLSVPPRIAVGDGALGFWKALDELFPGTHHQRCWLHKTTNVLNKVPKSVQPGMKVALREIYLAPTRAQAEIAIDLFAEAYQARYPKAVECVRKDQRALLAFYDWPAEHWIHLRTTNPIESVFATVRHRTVRTKGALSPTTARLMVFKLIMAASKSWRRLMGENQLPKVIAGVRFKDGSEVIPVPTNSAA; via the coding sequence ATGAACGACACTACCAATGTTTTGCGCCTTCGTCAGCCCGATACGATTGACGATCCCCTGACCGATATTCTGCGCGCCGGCGCCCGTAAATTGCTGGCCCAGGCCATCGAGATCGAGGCTGAGGCCTATCTCGCCAGCATGCGCGAGTTGAAGCTGCCGGACGGGCGTGAGCGTCTGGTCCGGCACGGCCATGGCCCCGAGCGCATGATCCAAACCGGCATCGGTCCGGTGGAGGTCAGCCGGGTCAAGATCCGCGACCGCGGCGCCACGGACGATGCCGACCGCATCCGCTTTACCTCGGCAATCCTGCCGAAATGGGCCCGGCGGACAAAGAGCTTGGATGCGCTGCTGCCGGTCCTGTATCTGCGCGGGCTCTCGACCGGCGACTTCCAGGAGGCGCTCTCAGCCTTGCTCGGTAAGGACGCCCCGAACCTGTCGCCGTCCGCCATCACCCGGCTCACCGGCGAATGGCAGGCCGAATACGAGCGTTGGCAGGCGCGCGACCTGTCGGCGCGCCGCTACGTCTACGTCTGGGCCGACGGCGTCTATCTCCAGGCCCGGATGGAGGATCAAGCCGAGTGCATCCTCGTGCTGATCGGTGCCACGCCAGAGGGCAAGAAGGAGTTGATCGGCTTCCGGGCTGGCGTGCGCGAGAGCGCCCAAAGCTGGCGCGAGCTTCTCGTCGAGATCAAGCGGCGGGGCTTGTCCGTTCCGCCCCGGATTGCGGTCGGGGATGGGGCTCTCGGCTTCTGGAAGGCGCTCGACGAACTCTTTCCCGGCACGCACCATCAACGCTGCTGGCTGCACAAGACCACCAACGTGCTCAACAAAGTGCCGAAATCCGTGCAGCCCGGCATGAAGGTGGCGCTGCGGGAGATTTATCTCGCGCCGACCCGAGCCCAAGCCGAGATCGCCATCGACCTGTTCGCCGAAGCCTATCAGGCGCGCTATCCAAAAGCCGTGGAGTGCGTGCGCAAGGACCAGCGGGCGCTGCTGGCCTTCTACGACTGGCCGGCTGAGCACTGGATCCATTTGCGGACGACAAATCCCATCGAAAGTGTGTTCGCGACGGTGCGGCACCGGACCGTGCGCACCAAGGGCGCGCTGTCGCCGACAACGGCGCGACTGATGGTGTTCAAGCTCATCATGGCAGCTTCGAAAAGCTGGCGGAGGTTGATGGGTGAAAACCAGTTGCCGAAGGTGATCGCCGGTGTCAGGTTTAAGGACGGCAGCGAGGTCATTCCGGTGCCGACAAACAGCGCCGCCTGA
- a CDS encoding LuxR C-terminal-related transcriptional regulator translates to MNHDVVYNEHILSIAQNAPAVVTTVLVCQNALIRSGVSHMLSGTHFIVSDAKPDRSPEGPVLCLIYSSPATDDLSETIEHCKAQWPSARVVLLTESMEPAAMAQTFQAGLDGVCSTGMKREALIKALELIMLGEAFIAPALALNLWDDAIRQHQARPDGAVVIGPAATGIAGRLSGRETQILSHLTLGASNKHIARELGVAEATVKVHLKGILRKIKAANRTQAAMWAQQHMDFAANDGTMTAAE, encoded by the coding sequence ATGAACCATGACGTCGTCTACAATGAGCACATCCTCTCGATTGCTCAGAATGCACCTGCCGTTGTGACCACTGTTCTGGTTTGCCAGAATGCGCTCATCCGCAGTGGCGTCAGCCACATGCTCTCAGGAACGCACTTCATTGTGTCGGACGCGAAGCCCGACCGGTCACCAGAAGGGCCTGTCCTGTGCCTTATCTACAGCAGCCCGGCGACTGATGACCTGAGTGAGACCATCGAGCACTGCAAGGCGCAATGGCCTTCGGCTCGAGTGGTTCTGCTGACTGAGAGCATGGAACCCGCAGCCATGGCCCAGACCTTTCAGGCAGGCTTGGACGGGGTTTGCTCAACGGGGATGAAGCGTGAGGCCCTGATCAAGGCGCTTGAACTGATCATGCTGGGGGAAGCCTTCATCGCACCGGCATTGGCACTCAACCTGTGGGATGACGCGATTCGCCAGCATCAGGCTCGCCCGGATGGCGCCGTGGTCATCGGCCCTGCGGCCACTGGGATTGCCGGCAGACTTTCAGGACGTGAAACCCAGATCCTGAGCCATCTGACCCTCGGCGCCTCAAACAAGCACATTGCACGAGAACTTGGAGTGGCTGAAGCCACGGTCAAAGTCCACCTCAAGGGCATCCTGCGGAAGATCAAGGCAGCTAATCGCACCCAGGCGGCGATGTGGGCGCAACAGCATATGGATTTCGCAGCGAACGACGGGACCATGACCGCCGCTGAATAG
- a CDS encoding right-handed parallel beta-helix repeat-containing protein, with protein MTIYYVSTAGSNSGAGTAAQPFASLQHAHSLAKPGDTIYLRGGVYKLTTGLKLTNDGTAAAPITITSAPGEKAVLDGAAMTKGGAAGYVLSLDSVSFNRVTNLEIRNGAEGGLLIKGASNSNVFDNLDVHHNGRLSQWEGKGVSLFGSSANNLLRNIDSHHNQDLNLDNADGFQVATTGSGNVLEGTRAWANSDDGYDFYNIQNGTKAGALKVINNWAWGNGWTVDGKPGGDGNGFKLGGVRDGSGSTAGAHVVEGNVAFGNKMNGFDENGSNGGVSKLTLSDNTAYNNGAYNFYFDHNAGHVIRNNISYGTGKIKTTGTADHNSWDAGVSLSSADFQSLDSKTAVGARAADGSLPDSNFLLPASGSDLIDRGVSTGLTHTDSAPDLVSSYKVNPSVDGYLLTL; from the coding sequence ATGACAATCTACTACGTATCGACGGCGGGCTCGAACAGCGGGGCCGGCACGGCCGCGCAGCCGTTCGCCTCCCTGCAACACGCCCACAGCCTGGCCAAGCCGGGCGACACCATCTACCTGCGCGGCGGCGTCTACAAGCTCACCACCGGCCTCAAGCTCACTAACGACGGCACCGCCGCCGCCCCGATCACCATCACCAGCGCACCCGGCGAGAAGGCCGTGCTCGACGGCGCGGCCATGACCAAGGGCGGCGCCGCCGGCTACGTGCTCAGCCTCGACAGCGTGTCCTTCAACCGCGTCACCAACCTGGAGATCCGCAACGGCGCCGAAGGCGGCCTGCTGATCAAGGGCGCGTCCAACAGCAACGTCTTCGACAACCTCGACGTGCACCACAACGGCCGCCTGTCGCAGTGGGAGGGCAAGGGCGTGTCCCTGTTCGGCTCCAGCGCCAACAACCTGCTGCGCAACATCGACTCCCATCACAACCAGGACCTGAACCTCGACAACGCCGACGGCTTCCAGGTTGCCACCACGGGCAGCGGCAACGTGCTCGAGGGCACCCGCGCCTGGGCCAACTCGGATGACGGCTACGACTTCTACAACATCCAGAACGGCACCAAGGCCGGCGCTCTCAAGGTGATCAACAACTGGGCCTGGGGCAATGGCTGGACCGTGGACGGCAAGCCCGGCGGCGACGGCAACGGCTTCAAGCTCGGCGGCGTGCGCGACGGCTCCGGCTCGACCGCCGGCGCCCACGTGGTCGAGGGCAACGTGGCCTTCGGCAACAAGATGAACGGCTTTGACGAGAACGGCAGCAACGGCGGCGTGTCCAAGCTGACACTGTCTGACAACACCGCCTATAACAACGGCGCTTACAACTTCTACTTCGACCACAACGCCGGGCACGTCATCCGCAACAACATCTCGTACGGGACCGGCAAGATCAAGACCACCGGCACGGCCGACCACAACTCCTGGGACGCAGGCGTGTCGCTCTCCAGCGCCGACTTCCAGTCGCTCGACAGCAAAACCGCCGTGGGAGCCCGCGCCGCCGACGGCTCCCTGCCAGACAGCAACTTCCTACTTCCTGCCAGTGGCAGCGACCTGATAGACCGCGGCGTAAGCACAGGCCTGACCCATACAGATAGCGCTCCAGACCTCGTCAGCAGTTATAAGGTCAATCCGAGCGTCGACGGCTACCTTCTCACCCTCTGA